The genomic region TGTAGTCGGCCCACTCCGGGAACGGCCGGCGGACGCTCTTCCCGGGCCGGGGCAGCGGCCGGAAGTGCTTGTCCGCCCGGTGAAGTACCCGCCGTACGCTCGACGGGGACACCCACACCCGGCCCAGGTAGGACCCGCGGTGCGCGAGCTTGCGGTGGGAGCGGTCGATCTCGCCCCACTCGTCGAACAGCGCCAAGATCTCGGCCGCTTCGGCGGGGAGCAGCCCGTGCATCGGGGCCCCACCCGGCTGGTGATCATCGAGCTGGCCGTGCCCGCGGCGGTGCAGCCAGCGGAACGCCCGACGCTCGTCCAGCTCCAGCACCCGGCAGGCCCCGCGCAGCGACCAGCCCCCGGCCAGCGCCGCATCGAGCAGCGCGAGCAGCGCCGTCTTGGTGGCCGCGTCCGCGCGGCGTGGGACTTGGCCACTCAGCCCCAACGCCCTTTTCCCTCGACCAGCATGAGCTTGACAGCCATCTCCTTGAGCGCCTCGGACAGCCGGGCCACCTCGATCTTCGCCAGCTCGAGTTCGTAGTCGCGTTCCCGGCCATGCACCCCCGGCCGGGACGCGGCGAGCGCGGCCAGCGCGCCCTCCTTCGCGACCGTCCGGATCCGCATGATCGTCGAACGGTCGACCTGCTCGGCCGCCGCGACCTCGGCGATCGTGGCTTCCTGACGGACCAGCTGCAACCAGATCTCGTACTTCTGCGAAGGGCTCAAGAACCGCTTCGCGCGCCGGCCAGCACGGCCAGTTCCACCCTGTTCGTCTGCCATGATCAGATCCTCCGGGATAGAGCGGAGAACCCGTGGGATGTTGTCTGATCAAAACCCAAAACTCTGACAGCAAGTCAGACTCAAGACACTGGTTGTGCTGTTGGTGTGGGTGCCCGCGGTGTTGACGGCGGCCGCCCGCGGCCTGCGC from Mycobacteriales bacterium harbors:
- a CDS encoding helix-turn-helix domain-containing protein, whose amino-acid sequence is MSPSQKYEIWLQLVRQEATIAEVAAAEQVDRSTIMRIRTVAKEGALAALAASRPGVHGRERDYELELAKIEVARLSEALKEMAVKLMLVEGKGRWG